The region TATTATTACAGGTTCAAATCCGGCCTTTTGCAAATAAGGAGCAAGCGCTAGAACTGATAATGGCAGGGTCACTTTTTTCTGTAAAAGCCGGGAAAAAATATCTCTTGTTGCCTTGTAAATTAAAGGAGGCAGCTTGTCCTTAAGGTAAAGACCTATCTCTCCAGGCATTATCAATATAATCTTTTGGGCTTTATTGGAACTCATTCTCTTATTGTCTCTTTCGTATTTTTCCTGATTTGACGGCACCTTTTTTGGGCAAGTTCATCCATTCCCCTTAAGGTTTCCTTAAATTTTTTGTTGCCGCTCAGGTTATCTAACTCACCCGGATCGCTCTCTAAATCATATAACTCACTTGCGCCAGGATTATTGCCCTCGCTCCATATATATTTATATCTTTCCGTCCTGATCGCAATATTAATTTTTTTTCTTTTGAGGTCACATGGTCCTCTCCCATTGTTTTCGCTTATTATGAATTCCCTGTCTTTAGCCGTTGAGCTATATACCGGAACACCTTTGAACTGGGTTACCGGTCCGATTCCCATCAGATCCAGTATGGTAGGAGCAAGATCCAGCTGACTGCACATATTGGTTATTTTCTCCGGTTTTAGCCTGGCATTATAGAATATCATTGGCACCCTTATAAACTCGTCATAAAAAAGTGTTGCTTTGTGGCCTGACCGCTTAATACTGTTATCCTCCATTCCGTGGTCCGATGTAATTACTAATAATGTCTTATCCAACAAATCTTTTTCTTTTAAAAACCGAATCACTTTGCCCAGTTGATCATCAACGTATTTTATAGCTCTTCTTGTCGCATATTCATTATAATGTCCCTTAATCTCGTCCCTTTTTAACGTGACTCGTTTTTTCAGAAAGCTTCCGGAAATTGGAGGAAGCTGAATTTTGCCTGATGTATAATTCCCCTCGTGAATATCCAGAAAATGAGCCCATAAAAAAAAGGGGCTCTCACCCCTTTTATCAATCCAATCTATTATGCACTCTCTAAGATATTTAGCACTAACAAAATGATCGTATTTTTTCAAGATATAAGAGTAACCGAATCCAAGCTTATTTTGAAGTCTTACCATTATATCTTCGATCGTTGCATTAATGTATGCCTCCATTACTCCAAATGGGCTCTCCCCATACCTAGCAATATTAATAATCCGGTCGTATTTCAACTGCATATCAAATTGCTTTGACAGATATTCCTGCGGATTATTTTCGTATAGATCCAGCTCTCTTAATATCAGTTTTCTAAGCCTTGAATAATCATACGCATGGATAATAGGATTGTATCCAAAAGTATTTTCCTTTATCTCGCGATTTTTTTCTTCACAAAACAAAACCAGATATTTGTATGATGCCTTTACTGCTTTGCCTGTAACTTCGCAGAATTCCTCGAAATTGATTAATCCCTCTTTCATTAACTGGACGTAATAAGAAAAAAAATTCTTACTCAAGGATTTCCAGAACCTTTTTATGTTGTATATCTCGTGAAATTCGTCAAATCCCCTATCGTAATAATAAAATCTTCCCAAGAAGTTTACCGTGGCAAAGCCAGCGGTATAAAAACCGTTTCTTTTCATTACCTCCGTAAGGGTTATTTCCCTGTTCTTTATCCCCCTGTTATATCCGCCACAATCTAACGGCAAAGTGGATGTAAAAATAGATGGGAAAGCCATTTGCGTCGGCTGTCCGTTTGAAAATGCATTTGCGCAAGATATGCCTTTCTTTGACAAATCATCCAGGAAAGGCGTGAGGCTTTCGGATTCCGTTGAATTTCCCAGTCTTGTATATGAAAGCGCGTCAATCGACAGAAATATTATGTTTTGCATTGTTAACGATGTGTCCAATAGGTGCTTTTCCATATTTCACAGGGAATACTATCTAATAAAACAGCGGCCATGCACAAAGATACCCTTTCTTTACCGTCTGCTCCATATATAAAAACTGCCCACTAAGGTTATCCTAATTCCTTCTTGAAAAGAAGGCGCTGTTCGATTATTTTTTCTGCAAAAGTGGTAAAGTTGTTGGTTTCCTCGTTGTTTTCCAGTACCAAATCACTATTTATCGGTTCTTCAAAGGAAAGATCAACGCCCACAACGTTTTTCTCATCCCCTTTCATTGCTTTGCTATATAGGCTTTTCTGATCTCTCTTCAGCAGAACTTCCATTGAAACCTTGACATATATCTGGAAATAATTGTCTATGTTATTGCGGTTCCAGCATTGCACCTCATGATACAGCGACATTGTCGCGCAAACAACATTGACCCCCTGATCCGCAAGAAAGCAGCACATCCTTGAGATCCTATATGCGTTTTTTATTCTGTCTTTAGTGTTGTGCTGCAAATCGTTTCCCATTATTTCTCGCATTGCATCGCCATCCAGAAAAACTGCTTTTTCATTCCTTGCAACAAGCGCTTTGAATAAAGCCAGCGCAATGCTTGTTTTACCTGCGCCGGCAAGCCCGGTGATCCAGTAAACAGTGCCTGTCTTATCCAGCTTTATATGCATTGTCTCCGGTCGATACTAAGGGAATCGCCCACAGCCCTGCAAAAAGATTCAGCTAGGCGAAGATCGCGGAGGCTGTCTATTTCCACCCATTTTCCATTGATAGGGATCTCGTAAACAGGCATATCCTCATCAATCAGCTCCTGAAGCATATCCGTCATGTAAAGCGTGTCTATCCTCATTTTTTCTCCGCCTTCTTGAGAAGACAGAAGGGTTGCTTCCTCGCTGTATTTGCGCCGCAGGACAGACAACCCATTACCCTGAAACACCATCAGGCCTATGTACTGCCCCTGTATATTCTCCACCTTGTCAGGTTTCTGACCGATCTCAAGTATCCTTCCGTCGGAATCAAGTTTCAGACTTTCGGCATCATCCAGGACGCTTTCAAAGCGCTTTTCCCAGTAAGAACGCCAATCGTGATCAACAACAACGCCGATCTCATGCCGGCATGAGACGACTTTCTCAAGAACTTCAGGTTCATAAACAATATCTCCATAGGAAACAACGATGCCTGAATCGAAGAATTTTTCCGCGTACCACAAAGTCCGCAGCATGTTTGTCTGCGCATATCTGGGATTTATGGCTATTGTCCACTTCCCGCCTGGAATCGTTTCCGCTTTATGCCCGGCAACGATAACTATATCTTTTTCATTAACCCCGACCTTTTGTGCTGATAGTATCTGCCATTCAAGCAAATTTCTGCCGGCAAGCGGTAGCATACACTTGGGAATTTCGGTGGTAAGAGGCTGCAATCGCTGCCCCATGCCTGCTGCAAGTATAATCAGTTTCTTGCTCATGCCTGTTTGAAAATGTCAAAAAGCCAGGTATCGACTCCCCTGGCCGGATTGTTTCTTTCCGGATGCCACTGTACACCCCAGAAAGGCAGCCGTTTATGCTTAATCCCTTCCACTATTCCATTGTCATCAACCGCGAAAGGATACATGTCCGGAGCGAGTGTTTCCAGGCTGACCCCGTGGTTATGGTATGAATTGACTTCAAATCGAGCCTCCCACTCATGGGGCAATTCAATATAGTCCCTCAATAGGGTTACAGCATGCATCTTGTTTACATGGGTCCCTTTTCCTTTATCCGCCAGAAAGGGAACTATGGAGCCGCCGTAATAGCAGTTAAGTACGTGTAACCCGCGGCATACACCGACAACCGGAATGTACTTCTCTTCAGCAAAACGAATCAGGCTTTCCTCCAGCGAGTCTCTTTCAGCGGCGCTATCAGGAGATCCTTCTATTCCGTAATCATTCCCGCTTGTCAAAAGAACGCCGTCGATATTCCCAAGCGCACTAAGGAAAGACAACGGGGAAGAGATTGCATTGGGGATAAGAACGGGACAGATATTCCTCTTTTCCAAAAAACCTATCCAGTCGTGGCTTATTGCATCCCTTTTTTCAGAGTAATTCTGATTTTCTATTACCCTAAGAGTGACTGCTACTTTCACCATAATTTCTAATCTATGATATTTACTCTCTTGCTCGAACAGTCCAGCGTTATGAACCGGGAGTTGGAGACACGCTTGAAAAGAATCTCGCCGCATCCAATAGCTGCCGGCAGACCAAACTCAGCGGCCCTTATGGCCATGTGCGAGGCAACCCCGCCGTATTGCGTAATAAGTCCTGCTATACCATGTACGAATATCCAGTCGAAGCCCGGATCAGCATTTCTTATGGCAACTATCTTTCCTTTTATGTTTTTACCCCATGTTGCGTGTTCCTCAAGAAGGATCACCTCGCCGCTGACCGTTTTAGAAGTAACAAAATTTGGTTTGCATTCAAGCAGCTCGAAGCTGTCTGAATCACCCGGCGTGCGGATGAGGTGGGGAAGCTTTATCGACTGATTGAGTTCGTACCTCTTTTTCTCGAATGAAATAAGTCGCCTAAGCTTGCTGGATATGGCGCTATGCCGGCTGTTATTGGTCCAGTTCAATATATCGTGTATAGAAAGGTGGGATAACTGGTCTTTGTCCAGTCCCCAGTAGCTATTAAGTTTGGTGATCCACTCCAATGCAAGATTTACATTCTTGGTAAATTCGAACTTCGCAAATTCTCTTCCGCTGACCGCAGCGAAAATAAATTCCCGAAGCTGCGAAGGAGTGCATTTCATCCCGTTTTCATTGAGCATGTCTTCTATTTGGGAGAATTTTGTTTCCAGCAATTCCCATGCAGAAGATACCGCCTTCAGGCAGTTTCCGGAAGAGCGTTTGCCTATAGCCGGATTCAAATAAACATGTGCGGCCTCACGGTAATTGGGTGAAAGGATGTCATATGTTCCCGGCCGCAGGTGTCCGTACTTTCCAAGAAATTCCTCCCTGGACATACTGCCATTCAGCGTTAATTCCAGTGCATCTGCTATCTCGGTGGCGATAGTGGGAATATGCAAACAAGCTTCATATTCCTCCTCCGTAAGCACTTCCTTGTTCTTCAAAGAGCGGAGGATTGCAAGCGCAATAAATCCATACCTGGCCAGAATACTGAATGGCAGGGTCCCATACCGGGAGCAGTCGTCCAATAATTGTTTAATCCTTGCCGGCATGGCTACCCTGCTGTCAGATGCCCCGATAAGGAGCACCCGCCTTCTCTCCATTTCCTTCAGGGCGTCCAGTTGCCGGCCGATCGGCATTATTTCACCTTTTATTATCCTATCCGTCTGTATAAGCAATGCCCGTTTAAGCTCTTCAATCTCTGACGCCGCAAGTCCCATTGAAAACAGGCGCCTGGAGTGTTCATCGAAGTCAAATGTAAAGCAGGTAACAGCAACTTCAAATTCTATTTTGTCGTGATATTCCGGGTTTTCAGCCAGATAACCGAGGTAACCATTAACGCATTTCTCTGCCGTCGCCCCGCTCACTTCGGCGGGGATGAAAGAGTTAAAGCTGACCCTCAGATCTATATATGGCTGCCCTGAAACCACAATCATAAGAGGAGACGGATAGGTATCCCTGTAACCTATCAATTTTCTAGCCTCTCCCCACACCCTGTCCGTAATCAGGTAATGGTAAAGCGAGATCGCCAGCAACCGTGGATGGGTGCCGATCATCTCCGCCGGGTTCCAGTCTGACATGTTGCTCAGAAGAGATGATTTGCCAAGCAGGTTTGTACTTAATTGAAAGGCCTCGGCCACAATCCTCTTTGCTTCCGTTATTTCAAAATCAAAATCATCGTCCGTAGGAATAAAATGCCGGCGCTTGGCGGCAATAGGCCGCACTTGCAGTACATATATACGACCGCTTTCATGCATGGCAAACTCAATGTCCAGTGAGTCATAACCAACCAGTGTTTCCACTTCCCTTGCCATTTCTATAACTGACAAAAGCCTTTCATCGAGAGCGGAGAGGTCTCCTTTCTTATAGGCTAAAACGGTTTTAAGACCGTCGCTTGTGCCCGCAGTAACGGTGTCTGTTCGTTCCGTAACATGATAATTGATCACGTAATAGGGAGCACGTGTTTCAATGTCCCTTGTAAAAAGAACCCCACACATCACAGTAGAATCAACAAAAGGCTGTATCAGCACCTGGTTGCCATCCTCCTCGGCGCCGTTTTCTCTGTAACTTGCTATGACCTTCTCGACGGCCTGCTTAATGTGCCGGGTAGAACCCGCATCAACATCAAGCACGCTTTTAAAACGTCCGGCGTTGGATGCCAACCATGCATCTTCCACCAAAGCGGAGCTCCTTACGACCAGTCGTTCAGTCTTTAAATGTGATCCAATTTTTTCTAAGACGGGCCCTTGCGCCGTCTGCCATTCCCTGACAGTGAATCTTACCTGGTCGAGAATCACGGCTGTTTTTAATAAAGGCTGTAAACGCTCAAGAGTTTGCGCCTTGCTCCCCAGAACAAAGCGGGCCAGTTCTCCGGGCCGGGTTAAAGAGGACCAATAGCCGGTAAGATCGACAAGCTGTACATCCACACCAGCTTCCAGCAGTTCCCGGACGAGGTCATGCAATTCAAGTGTCAGGTCCTTTTTTGTCAGCTCTTTAGCCTTATCAATCAGCGCTCCTGCACCGACATATGAGCATTTAATTAGTCCGGCGAATCTTATCTTTTTTCCCGCCTTATTGGGATAAAACAATACATGTTCGGTTAACTCCCCCGTCCCTCCCTCTGTTACAGGCTCGATACCAAATACAAGATCGGCCCTTTCTTTCAACAATGCCTTGACCGCTTTTGGACGGAATACACTCCTGCCGTCAATTACCAACCCGCCTTTTCGTACAAGATATTCCGCATCAAGCAGAGCCTTGAGAGTCCCTTCCTTCTCCCAGTTAGAGTGAAAATGGTAATGCAGGTCCGGATATTGCTGAACCACCTTTTCCATGTGGTAGCCGCCTATGTATGTTATGGAAGATATCCCTTCTTTCTTTAAGGCGGCAATGTTCCAATCCAGCGCCGATTCATTGCTGCGTATCTTTTTAAGCGAAGTTGGATAACTCTTTTTTGAGTCCAGGAAGCGTACGCCGTAAGAGGAGTCAATTATTATCGTATTGATCATTGCTGCATCAGGGGCAAACGATAGCGGGTTGCCAACAGTCTAACCATTTACAAGACTTTTTGATGTCCGATAGATGCCCTGCATGGTTTTGAAAACGTTTAACCTTATAAATATTAACAGCAAAAATTCCCGCATGGGGAGATGCTTTAAGGTGTGGATATTCGCTTTTGGATATTTCCAGTAAAAGAATGGTCGAAATTGCGAAAGCGCATAGCTAAGGCAATCGATTTCCTTCTTATCCAGACTATCTTTATGTGATCCTATAGGCTCTCTGGAGATACCGTTAAATTTAATGTTTTGCTGTGAATTTCCTGACCACGGTATGCCATAGCTTGTTGGTGTTTTTAAAGAATCGTGGAAAGATATTTTTAGAAAGTCACATATCTTTTTAATATTTTCTTCCTGGCCTTCCAGCAAGTCTTCAAACCGAATGATCATTATCCTTTGGGGATTTCTTTTCTTCAACCATACAATTTTTCTACTTGATTCAAGCCACTCGTTACAGAACGAAACGGCCGTAACGACACCGCCTTTCTTCTTCATTTTTTTCCGGTACGAGGCGAAATTATCATAAGGGTCCCGCACTAAGTGTATAGCTTTTGCATTGGGATACCATTTGAAAAAAAGATCCAGATAAAGCTCGTTGCCATGGGTCTTTTCAATCCACATCTTCGGTTTTGTGCCTTTAAACCGGGACTTCTCATAAAAGCTCTTTAATAAACTCAATTGCAGGCTTTTTGCCGATTCTCCATCCCAATTCTCCTTAATACTATGACTAAACGCTTCAAAATCAAAATCGTTATAGTCACGATCCCCGCCTGCTAGAGATGCTCTTTTATGATGAAGACTGTAGATACCTGTTTCCGGCCCGGATGTTAAAAATTTTTCTATATTGAAATCATTTACAAACAAACCGTCACGTCTTATTATAGCCCGAAGGTTTGTTTCAACAGGCATAACAAGAAGTTCAGGATGGCCATCTAAAATGTTCCTCAAAAGAGTTGTTCCGGATGTAGCATGGCCGGTAATAAAAACAGGGTGGTCTAAAAATCCATACTCTGACATCATGCTTCAATTCAGCCCTGCTGATTTTCCATCGGCAACGCTTTCTATTAACTTTGCAACCCGCAAACCTGCCTTCCCATCGTTAAACGGGTTGTACTTCAGTTGCAATTCGTTTCTCTGTTTTGATTTTTCCTTTGGATGTTTCAGCGCATTTTTTATAAGCTCAACGAGATTTGACGGGGATGAAGCTATATCGGGCGCTCCTGTGGCCATCATCGGCTGATAGCAGGGATATTCAAGCTCATGCCTTCCAAACTCATCCTGCTCGCTGCCTTTCAGACCTGTCCACTCGTATATAGGCCAGATGATCGGCTTATCAAAATATACGGAGTCAAGTGTAATTGTTGATGCGTAGTTGATTATCACGTCGCTGTGCTTCAAAAGGTTTCCAAGGTGGTAAAGAGAGGACGGATCGTTCTTCCATCTGTGATCCGGCCTTATACTTGGAAAGCACGAGCTATCGGGCACATCGTATATAACATCGGGTATCGGCCCAAGAGTATGACAGTACTGAAGCCTTGTAAGACCATGTATTTCACGGATAATCAATTGTGCTTTTTCCGCAAATCCTCCGTTCTGAATAGTCTCAATAATTGATCTGATGTTTTCGCTTTCCTTGTAGTTTGAATATTTGCCGCCCCTCGATATATACGTGATGACTTTTTTTGAAGGATCCGCCCCGATGCTTTTTAAAAACGCCGAACGTTCCATAAGCCAGTCATCGTTAAGGAGGTAATCATGTTGTGGAATGCCTACCGTAAGCACGCTTTCCTCTTTTAACTGAGGATAAAGATAGAGCATCTCGCTTCTCATGATTTCATTCCAGACAGTAATATAATCGGCGGGTTCCAGTATTCTCCCTTTCGCTGTAAGGTTATCCCAGCTATGTATCATGCTTATGGTCGGAATGCGGCGATGTTTTGCGTTAATGACCAACTGCACATCGCCGTCAACGAAGGGGTGTGATGAAAACAAGGCTGAGGGCTTATATTCGTCTATCATATTTTGGTAGTAGGGGCTGATGTAAATCTTGCGGACGTAATCAACAGCCCGGCGGTTTAAGAAGGGAAACAGGATAAATATTTTTCCGAAAATGCGATTGAAAAGTTCATCACGTTTGTTAAACTTGTCTTTCAAAATCAGGTTCAGGGGAACTCCGTGAAAAGACTTCCCGTTGTAAAAGTAGTAGCGGTCTCCATAACGATAAATTCTGAAAATCAGCTTATTAAGCAAGCTTTTTTTAATTTCAAACACCGATGGTTTAATAACAACGTTTTCTCTTTTAAACTCTTTGTTAAACTCAGGATCATCTGCCATGCTTGAGAAAATAACAGTCCTGAACCTGGATGCAAGGTAGTCATAGAAGGGATTGCGGAGGAAGTTCCGGGCAGACATAGGATACGGTAACGAAAGAAATATAGTTTTCTGCCCGGACATCACCGTCGCCCTTTTGTGTCAATGGTCTGCGCCTTTACGCGACAGTCAAACCTGTTGTCCGCACATCTCATTCCGCTCACCCCTTATTTCCTCGCACGAAATCCATGAACCTTTCTTTCACTTGCACAGGGCTCAGGTTTGGTCTGCCAAGGTCGGAAGCCGCTCCGCTTTTGACTTTCACATGGACGATGTGAGGCCCGGGTGACGCGCACGCCCTTTTGATCTCTTTCTCCAGTTCCTCTCTCTCATAAACTGTTACCGCCGATGCAAAACCGCATGCTATCGCTATTTCAGGAAAATTTACGGAGCCGGACAAGGTCTGCTGGCCACCGGTAGATTCGTATGCCTCATTATCCAGCAAGAAGTGAATGTAATTGGAGGGAGCAAAATGACCTATTGAAACCCACGACTCCAGGCGCATAAGCGCCGCTCCATCACCGTCAAGAACGGCGACTCTTTTTCCCGGCTGATACATGGCAAGCCCGAGTCCGATGCTGGACGCGCATCCCATTGAGCCCACAATGTACATCTGGTTAGGGAGGTCATGCATCGCAAATAGCTCTCTTGATATCTTTCCCGTGGTAGAAACAACCATGGTCTGCATCCCCAGAAGCCCCGTGATTATCTCAATCGCTCCCGCACGGCGCAATCTGAGATCACCTCTTTTAGCACACGGGATCAGTTTCCCCCTGTAAAGGCGCTTGCCCTCATTTTTTGCAGTCTCTACTTTTTCAACCGAGTCCTTACGCATTATGAAAGAGTAGGGGAGACCGCTTTTTTCCATTGTATCCAGCGCGGCATCTATGCCCTTTTCAATGTTTTCTTCCTTGTCTGGAAAGAAATCGTTTTTCACTTTCATTATGTCCAGCATATCAACCGTTATTTTTCCCATTAGCTCATGTTGTGGTTCATCCTTTATCCCGGTTTCTCCACGCAGGGTTATAATCATCAAAATAGGAATCCGATAAACGTAATTCAGAGAGGTTAACGGGCTCACACAATTCCCCAGCCCGGAGTTCTGCATCATTACAACCGGGCGCTTTCCGGCAAGATAGGCGCCGGTTGCCACGGCAACCGCTTCTCCCTCATTGTTTACCGGGAGATATTCCAACTTTTCCGATTTAATAGCATAATTGATCAACGGTTTTATAAAGGAGCAGGGAACACCAATAAACGGATTTTGCCCTTTTGAATTAAGGAGTTCTAAAAAATTACCAGCCCTAATCAATGTAAGGCCTCCATAGGCATCGTTATCCCCATCTGTCCAAGAGTCTCCTCAAGTGCATTCAAAAAATTAATCACATCACCTTTATCTATTGCGCCCATGTTTGCAATTCTGAATGTATCCATTTTGCTTATTTTCCCGGGATAAATCGTAAAGCCACGTTGATAGAGCATATCGTGGAGTTTTTCAAAACTAAAATAAGGGCTTGCAGGGAAATAGACAGTGGTCAGTATCCGCGACTGCAGGCCTTCAGGCAACAAAAACCTGAAGCCTAACTTACGCAAGCCGTCTGTAAGGGTATGCCAGTTTTCCGAATATCGTCTATGGCGAAAAATTCCCCCCCCTTCTTCGAAATACTCTTTTAATGCCTGTCTGAGTGCATATACCAACTGTACGGGGGGTGTAAAGGTCATCTCTCTTTTTTCTTCCCAGTAGCGGTACTGCCGGTAAAGATTCAGGTAAAAAGAACGCGGCGGTATCTCTGAGAGTTTATCCAGCGGTTCTTTTCTGGCGATCACGAAAGAAAGGCCCGCCATTCCTTGAATACACTTGTTTGATGTTGACATTATGTAGTCAATTTCATGCCTTTTGACATCAATCGGGATCCCTGCATAAGAGCTTATGGCGTCAATGATAACCTCGCGTCCCAGCCTTTTTGCGATAGCGCAGACGTCTTCCAGCGGGTTGAGCATCCCGGTAGAGGTCTCATGGTGAACCATCGCTACGTGCGTAACATCTTTGTTTTCAATCAATACTTTTTCCAGCAAAAGCAGGTCCGGCGGGTCAGTCCACCTGAAAGACAGCTCAAGAAAACCTATGCCATACGCTTCGGCTATTTTCACCATCCGCTCGCCGTATGCTCCGTTGTTGATAATCAATACTCTCTTCCCCGGTTTTATTGTGGAGTTGATCGTCGCGTCCATGACGGCAGTACCCGAGCCCGAGAAAAGCACGCAAGCGTATCTTTCGTCAGCGCCTACAACTTCCAAAAGGCCACGCCGAACTTCCTCCATAATTATGGAAAAATCTTTTTCGCGGGGGCAGATATCCGGCACAACCAATGACAGCTTCACGCTGTCTGTGGTAGTGGCAGGTCCGGGATTAAGAAGTATGTTCCGTTTTATGTTTAACCCCATGGGATGATGCTCCTTTTTTTTCTGCGGCAAGGCCTTGCGCCGTTAGTACATCTTCGGGAAAATCTATCTCTACCCACTTAAGACCATCAACTGCTACATATGATATCGGGCACACATCAAACATCTCTGAAAACAAGAATTCATAACCGATATTCCTTTCTCCCTCTTCCACTTTCCGTTCCAAAAGGGAAGACATTTTGTCGGCAACTGCTGCAGAGAGCCGGGTGAATCCGACCATTTCGCCTAGGACGGTAAAATTTCCTTTTAGACCCCTTGCCTGTGCCACCGCCCTGTCTCCGTCAAAACCTACCATCACCGCTTCGCCATCGTTTATTGAAGTGGTATCAAGCAGAAAGAAATCCTTCTTAGGTGAAGAAAATATCATGTCTAATATCTCCTCCACAAAATACACATCGGCATCCATTATCAACACATCATCGTTTAGCTCTTTTCTTGCGTGCCAAAGGGAGAGTATGCTTCCTTCCTCAAAATCAGGATTTACCACTATCTTGACCCTATCCCCAAAACCTGACTCTTTAACCTCCGTTTCCAATTTTTCATGCTTATATCCCGCCACGAGAATTATATCCCTTACATTAAAGGCATCAAGAACCCTCATATAGCGTCTAAGCAAGGTCTCTCCATCGATTTGTAAAAGACATTTAGGCTCGTTTGTATATTGCCCTAACCGCTTTCCTACACCGGCAGCCAGAATAATTGCTTTCATATCCCGCCTATAACCTTCGTAAAATTCTATCTAACCCAAACTGATACATGGAATCTGAACCTGGCGTTGCCGTATTTTTCCTCTGGCCATTCAAGGATCGCGGCCCTCAAACCATACGATTTGAAGAAATCCGTAAAAAATCCCTTCGTGAAATAGAGATGGCTAAAATCCCCTTCAGATCCTGTCCGGTAGTTCTTCCCATCGCTCTCCGCCAGGGACTTGCGCCTTCCCTCGCTCTCTTCTTTTTTTTCCATGTCCGGCACATCGGATATCAGAA is a window of Thermodesulfobacteriota bacterium DNA encoding:
- a CDS encoding CDP-glycerol glycerophosphotransferase family protein — translated: MSARNFLRNPFYDYLASRFRTVIFSSMADDPEFNKEFKRENVVIKPSVFEIKKSLLNKLIFRIYRYGDRYYFYNGKSFHGVPLNLILKDKFNKRDELFNRIFGKIFILFPFLNRRAVDYVRKIYISPYYQNMIDEYKPSALFSSHPFVDGDVQLVINAKHRRIPTISMIHSWDNLTAKGRILEPADYITVWNEIMRSEMLYLYPQLKEESVLTVGIPQHDYLLNDDWLMERSAFLKSIGADPSKKVITYISRGGKYSNYKESENIRSIIETIQNGGFAEKAQLIIREIHGLTRLQYCHTLGPIPDVIYDVPDSSCFPSIRPDHRWKNDPSSLYHLGNLLKHSDVIINYASTITLDSVYFDKPIIWPIYEWTGLKGSEQDEFGRHELEYPCYQPMMATGAPDIASSPSNLVELIKNALKHPKEKSKQRNELQLKYNPFNDGKAGLRVAKLIESVADGKSAGLN
- the aepY gene encoding phosphonopyruvate decarboxylase — protein: MIRAGNFLELLNSKGQNPFIGVPCSFIKPLINYAIKSEKLEYLPVNNEGEAVAVATGAYLAGKRPVVMMQNSGLGNCVSPLTSLNYVYRIPILMIITLRGETGIKDEPQHELMGKITVDMLDIMKVKNDFFPDKEENIEKGIDAALDTMEKSGLPYSFIMRKDSVEKVETAKNEGKRLYRGKLIPCAKRGDLRLRRAGAIEIITGLLGMQTMVVSTTGKISRELFAMHDLPNQMYIVGSMGCASSIGLGLAMYQPGKRVAVLDGDGAALMRLESWVSIGHFAPSNYIHFLLDNEAYESTGGQQTLSGSVNFPEIAIACGFASAVTVYEREELEKEIKRACASPGPHIVHVKVKSGAASDLGRPNLSPVQVKERFMDFVRGNKG
- a CDS encoding 2-aminoethylphosphonate--pyruvate transaminase; this translates as MGLNIKRNILLNPGPATTTDSVKLSLVVPDICPREKDFSIIMEEVRRGLLEVVGADERYACVLFSGSGTAVMDATINSTIKPGKRVLIINNGAYGERMVKIAEAYGIGFLELSFRWTDPPDLLLLEKVLIENKDVTHVAMVHHETSTGMLNPLEDVCAIAKRLGREVIIDAISSYAGIPIDVKRHEIDYIMSTSNKCIQGMAGLSFVIARKEPLDKLSEIPPRSFYLNLYRQYRYWEEKREMTFTPPVQLVYALRQALKEYFEEGGGIFRHRRYSENWHTLTDGLRKLGFRFLLPEGLQSRILTTVYFPASPYFSFEKLHDMLYQRGFTIYPGKISKMDTFRIANMGAIDKGDVINFLNALEETLGQMGITMPMEALH
- a CDS encoding phosphocholine cytidylyltransferase family protein, with translation MKAIILAAGVGKRLGQYTNEPKCLLQIDGETLLRRYMRVLDAFNVRDIILVAGYKHEKLETEVKESGFGDRVKIVVNPDFEEGSILSLWHARKELNDDVLIMDADVYFVEEILDMIFSSPKKDFFLLDTTSINDGEAVMVGFDGDRAVAQARGLKGNFTVLGEMVGFTRLSAAVADKMSSLLERKVEEGERNIGYEFLFSEMFDVCPISYVAVDGLKWVEIDFPEDVLTAQGLAAEKKGASSHGVKHKTEHTS